Proteins encoded within one genomic window of Raineyella fluvialis:
- a CDS encoding M50 family metallopeptidase — protein sequence MQTLWYVLGTVVFFALIMLSVALHEVGHLVPAKIFRVKVTEYFVGFGKTLWKRRYGSTDYGVKALPLGGYVKLVGMYPPAPGDTRVRASGTNFLQQIAEDARSYEWEDVTPEDDGTLLYQKPVWQRLIIMAGGPAMNILIAFLLFLGVTAGAGVARPTMTVQSVSECVIPAGRSDHTCLPGDAPTPAHAMGVQAGDVIVSFNGRRPADWDQFSRMIRDNLSAPATLVVERGGRTVTLTPTPTVTTGVPSKVDPGRNVEAGFLGVSPTQEVQRGGPVRVVKDMWTMTVQSVYALIGFPVKVWHTAAGLVTGQPRDLYGPVSVVGASRVAGEVVTTNQLSSGNKVAFVAQLLGSVNLFVALFNLVPLPPLDGGHLAGATWDGLRQLLARLRRRSSPPPFDTTKLLPVSWLVTSFVVLAGVVLVVADLVSPIRLF from the coding sequence ATGCAGACGTTGTGGTACGTGCTGGGGACGGTGGTCTTCTTCGCCCTCATCATGCTCTCGGTCGCCCTCCACGAGGTCGGCCACCTGGTGCCGGCGAAGATCTTCCGGGTCAAGGTGACCGAGTACTTCGTCGGCTTCGGCAAGACGCTGTGGAAGCGCCGGTACGGGTCCACCGACTACGGGGTCAAGGCGCTGCCGCTCGGCGGCTACGTGAAGCTGGTGGGGATGTATCCGCCGGCGCCGGGGGACACCCGGGTCCGTGCGAGCGGAACCAACTTCCTGCAGCAGATCGCCGAGGACGCCCGCTCGTACGAGTGGGAGGACGTGACGCCGGAGGATGACGGTACCCTCCTCTACCAGAAGCCGGTCTGGCAACGCCTGATCATCATGGCCGGCGGTCCGGCGATGAACATCCTGATCGCTTTCCTGCTCTTCCTCGGCGTCACCGCCGGGGCGGGGGTCGCCCGGCCCACTATGACGGTGCAGTCGGTCTCGGAGTGCGTCATCCCGGCGGGGCGATCCGACCACACCTGCCTCCCGGGGGACGCACCCACGCCCGCGCACGCCATGGGTGTGCAGGCAGGTGACGTGATTGTCAGCTTCAACGGCCGGCGCCCCGCGGACTGGGACCAATTCTCCCGCATGATCCGCGACAATCTCTCCGCGCCCGCCACGCTCGTGGTCGAGCGTGGCGGGCGCACCGTGACACTGACGCCGACACCGACGGTCACCACCGGGGTGCCGAGCAAAGTGGACCCTGGACGCAATGTGGAGGCCGGCTTCCTCGGCGTCTCACCGACCCAGGAGGTGCAGCGCGGCGGACCGGTCCGGGTCGTCAAGGACATGTGGACGATGACCGTGCAATCGGTCTATGCCCTGATCGGTTTCCCGGTGAAGGTGTGGCACACCGCCGCCGGACTGGTCACCGGCCAGCCTCGGGATCTCTATGGTCCGGTCAGCGTTGTCGGTGCCTCCCGGGTCGCCGGTGAGGTCGTCACCACCAACCAGCTCAGCTCCGGTAACAAGGTCGCTTTCGTGGCCCAGCTCCTGGGATCGGTCAACCTCTTCGTCGCCCTGTTCAATCTCGTTCCGCTGCCTCCGCTGGACGGCGGACACCTGGCGGGGGCGACCTGGGACGGTCTGCGCCAGCTGCTGGCCCGCCTGCGGCGCCGGTCCAGCCCGCCGCCCTTCGACACCACCAAGCTCCTGCCGGTGTCGTGGCTGGTCACCAGCTTCGTCGTGCTCGCCGGGGTTGTCCTGGTGGTCGCCGACCTGGTCAGCCCGATCCGGCTGTTCTGA
- the rimP gene encoding ribosome maturation factor RimP — MNERQLIEVIEPVLARHELELDALDIIPVGKRVLLRVTVDGDGPEGHGPLIDDIAAASRDLSDALDDSEGVGSGAYTLEVSSRGVSRPLTLPRHWRRNIGHLVRITTTTGETFEARIVATDEDGADLLIEPEDPRPGKGVATPRRCAYADITKARVLVEMKRQDKEED; from the coding sequence ATGAACGAACGGCAACTCATCGAGGTCATCGAACCGGTGCTCGCCCGTCACGAGCTCGAACTCGACGCGCTCGACATCATTCCCGTGGGCAAGCGTGTGCTGCTCCGGGTCACGGTGGACGGCGACGGGCCGGAGGGACACGGCCCGCTCATCGACGACATCGCCGCGGCCTCACGCGACCTTTCCGACGCCCTCGACGACTCGGAGGGCGTCGGATCGGGCGCCTACACGCTGGAGGTCTCCTCGCGGGGCGTCAGCCGTCCGTTGACCCTGCCCCGGCACTGGCGTCGCAACATCGGTCACCTGGTCCGGATCACCACGACGACCGGCGAAACGTTCGAGGCCCGGATCGTGGCGACCGACGAGGACGGGGCCGACCTGCTGATCGAGCCCGAGGACCCGCGCCCCGGCAAGGGTGTCGCGACGCCACGTCGGTGCGCGTACGCCGACATCACCAAGGCCCGGGTCCTGGTCGAGATGAAGCGCCAGGACAAGGAGGAGGACTGA
- a CDS encoding sulfite exporter TauE/SafE family protein yields the protein MVESLAGISPWIVAGLVGVAFVAGWVDAVVGGGGLIQLPALLLGLPANTPVATISGTNKISSFAGTSTATATYLRTIRVDWRDTLPLMGGAAIGSAIGARLVTLLPKEWFTPFVLVALLVVGGYLWRRPQFGLESHLRHTGTGLVVRAAAIGLGVGVYDGFLGPGTGTFFVILIVGVLGHGFLAASSRAKLANVATNLAAIVTLAPHINWALGLMMALANVTGGLTGARMALSRGNAFIRKVLLVVVAVLVVRLSYDMVAQFR from the coding sequence GTGGTGGAGAGCCTCGCCGGGATCTCCCCGTGGATCGTCGCGGGGCTCGTCGGTGTCGCCTTCGTCGCCGGCTGGGTCGACGCCGTGGTGGGCGGCGGGGGCCTGATCCAGCTGCCCGCGCTGTTGCTCGGACTGCCCGCGAACACCCCGGTGGCGACCATCTCCGGCACCAACAAGATCTCCTCGTTCGCCGGCACGAGCACCGCCACCGCCACCTACCTGCGTACGATCCGGGTCGACTGGCGTGACACGCTGCCGCTGATGGGCGGGGCGGCCATCGGCTCGGCCATCGGGGCCCGGCTGGTCACCCTGCTGCCCAAGGAGTGGTTCACCCCGTTCGTCCTGGTCGCGCTGCTGGTGGTCGGTGGCTACCTGTGGCGGCGTCCCCAGTTCGGACTGGAGTCGCACCTGCGACACACCGGCACCGGTCTGGTCGTCCGCGCGGCGGCCATCGGCCTCGGCGTGGGGGTGTACGACGGGTTCCTCGGGCCCGGCACCGGGACGTTCTTCGTGATCCTCATCGTCGGCGTGCTCGGCCACGGTTTCCTTGCCGCCAGTTCCCGGGCCAAACTGGCGAACGTCGCCACCAACCTCGCTGCCATCGTCACGCTCGCCCCGCACATCAACTGGGCCCTCGGGCTGATGATGGCCCTCGCCAATGTCACCGGAGGGCTGACGGGTGCCCGGATGGCCCTGAGCCGAGGCAATGCGTTCATCCGCAAGGTGCTGCTCGTCGTCGTGGCCGTGTTGGTGGTGCGGCTGTCGTACGACATGGTCGCCCAGTTCCGCTGA
- the nusA gene encoding transcription termination factor NusA codes for MDVDMAALRAIEHDKEIPLEVLVSALEEALLTAYHKSDAPVPGARVVLDRKSGKVAVIAPEKDEEGMVIGEYDDTPAGFGRIAAATARQVILQRIRDAEDEKKYGTFSAIEGDVVMGTVQQDRDNRVVRVDLGDIEAIMPPAEQVSGEDYRHGTRLRVYVVAVRKEVKGPQVVVSRTHPQLVQKLFEREVPEIEQGVVEIKALAREAGHRTKIAVRSTRPDVSAKGACIGPMGQRVRAVMHELNEEKIDIIDWSEDPAVFVGNALSPAKVASVTVVDPAARAARVVVPDYQLSLAIGREGQNARLAARLTGWRIDIHPDNEAAAH; via the coding sequence ATGGACGTCGATATGGCTGCACTGCGTGCCATCGAGCACGACAAGGAGATCCCGCTGGAGGTGCTGGTCTCCGCCCTCGAGGAGGCCCTGCTCACCGCGTACCACAAGTCCGATGCCCCGGTGCCCGGCGCGCGCGTCGTGCTGGACCGGAAGTCCGGCAAGGTCGCCGTCATCGCCCCGGAGAAGGACGAGGAGGGCATGGTCATCGGCGAGTACGACGACACTCCCGCGGGCTTCGGCCGGATCGCGGCGGCGACCGCTCGCCAGGTGATCCTGCAGCGGATCCGTGACGCCGAGGACGAGAAGAAGTACGGCACCTTCTCCGCCATCGAGGGCGACGTGGTGATGGGCACCGTCCAGCAGGACCGCGACAACAGGGTCGTCCGGGTCGACCTCGGCGACATCGAGGCGATCATGCCGCCCGCCGAACAGGTCTCCGGTGAGGACTACCGCCACGGCACGCGGCTGCGGGTCTACGTGGTCGCCGTCCGGAAGGAAGTGAAGGGGCCCCAGGTCGTCGTCTCCCGCACGCACCCCCAGCTGGTCCAGAAGCTCTTCGAGCGCGAGGTGCCGGAGATCGAGCAGGGTGTCGTCGAGATCAAGGCCCTGGCCCGTGAAGCGGGCCACCGGACCAAGATCGCGGTCCGCTCCACCCGGCCCGACGTCTCGGCGAAGGGAGCATGCATCGGCCCGATGGGTCAGCGTGTCCGCGCGGTGATGCACGAGCTCAACGAAGAGAAGATCGACATCATCGACTGGTCGGAGGATCCCGCAGTGTTCGTCGGGAACGCCCTCTCCCCGGCGAAGGTCGCCTCGGTGACGGTCGTGGATCCCGCGGCCCGAGCGGCCCGGGTGGTGGTCCCGGACTACCAGCTGTCGCTCGCGATCGGTCGCGAGGGCCAGAACGCTCGTCTCGCCGCCCGGTTGACCGGCTGGCGGATCGACATCCACCCGGACAACGAGGCCGCTGCCCACTGA
- a CDS encoding bifunctional riboflavin kinase/FAD synthetase: MSESVVVIGNFDGVHLGHRAVLAHARSLEPGLPVIAMTFWPHPLSVVRPGHEPKLLCDLDERVEMLRAAGADRVEVVAFTKEFSERTPEDFVSSLLLPLSPARVVVGENFRFGHFAAGNVDTLRRLGVGRFEVTAIDMVRSPLHSTPLATGDGMERTSSTRIRAALADGDLVGAEEMLGRRFSFTGTVVRGDQRGRQLGFPTANLQVSDLRAAPADGVYAGWFTRKDRPDEQPMPAAISVGRNPTFDGHELRVESYVLDRTDLELYGVRVRVEFVSRIRGQVKFDGIESLIVQMNDDVTRVREVLGVRS; encoded by the coding sequence GTGAGCGAGAGCGTAGTCGTCATCGGCAATTTCGACGGTGTGCACCTGGGCCACCGCGCCGTCCTCGCGCACGCGCGCAGCCTCGAGCCCGGACTGCCCGTCATCGCGATGACGTTCTGGCCCCACCCGCTCAGCGTGGTGCGTCCCGGACACGAACCGAAGCTGCTCTGCGACCTCGACGAGCGGGTCGAGATGCTCCGCGCCGCCGGAGCCGACCGCGTCGAGGTCGTGGCCTTCACCAAGGAATTCTCCGAGCGGACCCCGGAGGACTTCGTGTCCTCGCTCCTGCTCCCCCTTTCCCCGGCCCGCGTGGTGGTGGGGGAGAACTTCCGCTTCGGGCACTTCGCCGCCGGTAACGTCGACACGCTGCGCCGACTCGGGGTCGGGCGGTTCGAGGTGACCGCGATCGACATGGTCCGCAGCCCCCTGCACTCCACGCCCCTGGCCACCGGCGACGGGATGGAACGGACGTCGTCCACCCGGATCCGGGCGGCCCTCGCGGATGGCGACCTGGTCGGCGCGGAGGAGATGCTGGGGCGCCGCTTCAGCTTCACTGGGACCGTCGTGCGCGGCGACCAGCGCGGTCGCCAGTTGGGCTTCCCCACCGCCAACCTGCAGGTGTCGGACCTGCGCGCCGCCCCCGCCGATGGCGTCTACGCCGGGTGGTTCACCCGCAAGGACCGGCCCGACGAGCAGCCGATGCCGGCCGCCATCTCAGTCGGTCGCAACCCCACCTTCGACGGCCACGAGCTGCGCGTCGAGTCCTACGTCCTGGACCGCACCGATCTCGAACTGTACGGGGTGCGGGTCCGGGTCGAGTTCGTCTCGCGGATCCGCGGCCAGGTGAAGTTCGACGGGATCGAGTCGCTCATCGTCCAGATGAACGATGATGTCACCCGGGTACGCGAGGTGTTGGGCGTACGCTCCTGA
- a CDS encoding DUF2254 domain-containing protein translates to MSEYVSAALWVMPFAAGLLAILLGVALSHLHPADGSWLAALGFRGSSGQARDLLVTITSTVVTVIALVLGLSVVALQLASTQYSPRLLRNFLRDRTNQVVLSVFMGTFAYSAAGLFTVGIGPDDAEYPRLAVSGAVAALFASLAGVVVFADHLSHSIQVDAIMLRVERQSVEVARHLARDVDPAPPKPPAWAVGIPASSSGYVVTVRPEALLRVAQRYGVSIALQYRVGQHVVASRHLAEVWTPGPDDPQPDLAALEHAIHRAVGIGFERTRQQDAAMGIRQLVDAACKALSPAVNDPYTAVQAVDHMSVIFTELARLPLGPLVVRRDPAVVVVPSRRFEEYLATMCGLVRRYGAGEPTVDLALLRLLENCAFVTRHDAHRLGHLAEQARLIGADAEREVRQPADLRMVRASEEALLGRIEHYRREPSAR, encoded by the coding sequence GTGTCCGAGTACGTCAGTGCGGCCCTGTGGGTGATGCCGTTCGCGGCCGGTCTGCTGGCGATCCTGCTCGGGGTCGCCCTGTCGCACCTGCACCCCGCCGACGGCTCCTGGCTCGCGGCGCTGGGCTTCCGCGGGTCCAGCGGCCAGGCCCGTGACCTGCTGGTGACGATCACCAGCACCGTGGTGACCGTCATCGCCCTCGTCCTCGGCCTCAGCGTGGTCGCCCTCCAGTTGGCCTCCACCCAGTACTCACCCCGGCTGCTGCGCAATTTCCTGCGTGACCGGACCAACCAGGTGGTCCTGAGCGTCTTCATGGGGACGTTCGCCTACAGCGCGGCCGGCCTGTTCACCGTCGGGATCGGTCCCGACGATGCCGAGTACCCCCGCCTGGCCGTCAGCGGTGCCGTCGCGGCCCTGTTCGCCAGCCTCGCCGGGGTCGTCGTGTTCGCCGATCACCTCTCGCACTCGATCCAGGTGGACGCCATCATGCTGCGGGTCGAGCGTCAGTCCGTGGAGGTGGCCCGGCACCTGGCGCGAGACGTCGATCCGGCGCCCCCGAAGCCGCCCGCCTGGGCGGTCGGGATCCCCGCTTCATCCTCGGGGTACGTGGTGACCGTCCGGCCCGAGGCCCTGCTCAGGGTCGCCCAACGTTACGGCGTCTCCATCGCGCTGCAGTACCGCGTCGGTCAGCACGTGGTCGCCTCCCGGCACCTCGCCGAGGTATGGACGCCGGGACCTGACGATCCGCAGCCGGACCTGGCGGCCCTGGAGCACGCCATCCACCGTGCCGTCGGGATCGGTTTCGAGCGGACCCGCCAGCAGGACGCCGCGATGGGGATCCGTCAGCTCGTCGACGCCGCCTGCAAGGCCCTGTCACCAGCGGTCAACGACCCGTACACCGCGGTCCAGGCGGTCGACCACATGTCGGTGATCTTCACCGAACTTGCTCGGCTTCCGCTGGGCCCCCTGGTGGTCCGTCGCGACCCGGCGGTGGTCGTCGTGCCGAGCCGCCGGTTCGAGGAGTACCTGGCGACCATGTGCGGGCTGGTCCGGCGCTACGGCGCCGGTGAACCGACGGTCGATCTGGCCCTGCTGAGGCTGCTCGAGAACTGCGCCTTCGTCACCCGTCACGACGCCCACCGGCTCGGTCACCTCGCCGAACAGGCCCGCCTCATCGGTGCGGACGCCGAGCGGGAGGTCCGCCAGCCGGCCGACCTGCGGATGGTCCGGGCGTCCGAGGAGGCCCTGCTCGGCCGGATAGAGCACTACCGGCGCGAACCATCGGCACGGTGA
- a CDS encoding DUF4439 domain-containing protein — MLTRRVILAAAVGGALAGVTGCVRRDPTVSGRPTGTPSADRSPSPVALAQYAGLPAGLAAAVRAGAPGADRLGGFRDRAAAAFDAQAAVLAPGTTATAPAGSLADSAHSAGAQLLGASARGTAAARLAAAGAYAAAIGSLASTTAPRTPTEGPSSATVTALGDAEAMTALITQLSAAVYATEAALAHFSGEDTRWARATLDGHRATLDGLAAELTRRSVRVPAPAVAYDIGRPSDAASAATLMARVQTAVLPDACRVVRAATDDGVRTLGASALQDAAVAVARSGGALPVWPGWA, encoded by the coding sequence GTGCTGACGCGTCGAGTGATCCTGGCGGCCGCCGTCGGCGGCGCCCTTGCGGGTGTCACCGGATGCGTACGGCGCGATCCCACGGTCAGCGGCCGCCCCACCGGCACGCCCTCGGCCGATCGCTCCCCCAGCCCCGTCGCGCTGGCGCAGTACGCAGGACTGCCTGCCGGCCTGGCAGCGGCGGTACGCGCCGGCGCCCCGGGGGCCGACCGGCTCGGGGGTTTCCGGGACCGGGCCGCCGCCGCGTTCGACGCGCAGGCTGCGGTCCTCGCTCCCGGCACCACGGCGACTGCTCCCGCCGGGAGCCTCGCCGACAGCGCGCACTCGGCCGGGGCCCAGCTCCTCGGCGCCTCCGCGAGGGGGACCGCCGCCGCACGGCTCGCCGCCGCGGGCGCCTACGCGGCCGCGATCGGCTCGCTGGCCTCGACCACGGCCCCGCGGACACCGACGGAGGGGCCCTCTTCCGCCACTGTCACAGCACTCGGCGACGCCGAGGCGATGACGGCCCTGATCACGCAACTGTCCGCGGCGGTGTACGCCACCGAGGCGGCGCTCGCCCACTTCTCCGGCGAGGACACGCGGTGGGCCCGTGCCACTCTGGACGGGCACCGGGCGACGCTCGACGGGCTGGCCGCGGAACTGACGCGCCGGTCCGTCCGGGTCCCCGCTCCGGCGGTGGCGTACGACATCGGGCGCCCCTCCGACGCGGCCTCGGCAGCCACCCTGATGGCACGGGTGCAGACGGCGGTGCTGCCCGATGCGTGCCGCGTGGTGCGCGCCGCCACCGACGACGGCGTCCGCACGCTCGGCGCCTCGGCGCTCCAGGACGCCGCGGTGGCCGTGGCCCGATCCGGCGGCGCGCTGCCGGTCTGGCCGGGCTGGGCCTGA
- a CDS encoding DUF4081 domain-containing GNAT family N-acetyltransferase has product MSAPARPSTTFGVRTLGADDLPDALALLRRDPVDNVYVASRIRTGGLDRVTLGCPVWGYEEGGRLRAMLHAGSNMVPVNADARACAAFAAFAGYQRMASSIIGPAEAAMTLYHELVRQWGTGWADARDIRSRQPVMLLDGDPTIPSDPRVRPATMDLWQPYADAAVAMYTEEVGQSPAVGGSDVSYRIYIRSLIQQGRSYAIVEDGRVIFKADIGSATSSVCQVQGVWVAPDRRGQGIAAPAMAAVIRQARARWPIVTLYVNDFNAPALATYRRAGMRQVGEFATILY; this is encoded by the coding sequence ATGTCCGCCCCGGCCCGGCCCTCGACGACCTTCGGCGTCCGTACCCTCGGCGCCGACGACCTGCCCGACGCGCTCGCCCTGTTGCGCCGGGACCCGGTGGACAACGTCTACGTCGCCTCGCGGATCCGTACCGGCGGCCTGGACCGGGTGACCCTGGGGTGCCCGGTCTGGGGTTACGAGGAGGGCGGGCGGCTGCGGGCGATGCTGCATGCCGGGTCCAACATGGTGCCGGTGAACGCGGACGCGCGCGCCTGCGCGGCCTTCGCCGCGTTCGCCGGCTACCAGCGGATGGCGTCGTCCATCATCGGCCCCGCCGAGGCGGCGATGACGCTCTACCACGAACTGGTGCGCCAGTGGGGTACGGGCTGGGCGGATGCCCGCGACATCAGGTCGCGCCAACCGGTGATGTTGCTCGACGGCGACCCGACCATCCCGAGCGATCCGCGGGTGCGGCCGGCGACCATGGACCTCTGGCAGCCGTACGCCGACGCCGCGGTGGCGATGTACACCGAGGAGGTCGGCCAGTCGCCGGCCGTCGGCGGCTCCGACGTCTCGTACCGGATCTACATCCGCTCGCTGATCCAGCAGGGCCGCTCGTACGCGATCGTCGAGGATGGCCGGGTCATCTTCAAGGCCGACATCGGATCGGCGACGTCGAGCGTCTGCCAGGTCCAGGGCGTCTGGGTCGCCCCGGACCGACGCGGCCAGGGGATCGCGGCGCCCGCGATGGCCGCCGTCATCAGACAGGCCCGGGCCCGCTGGCCGATCGTCACGCTGTACGTGAACGATTTCAACGCCCCCGCGCTCGCGACGTACCGGCGGGCCGGCATGCGCCAGGTCGGGGAGTTCGCGACGATTCTCTACTAG
- the truB gene encoding tRNA pseudouridine(55) synthase TruB, with translation MAAARNQGPSGLIVVDKPAGMTSHDVVARARRLIGTRKVGHAGTLDPMATGVLILGVNRATRLLGHLALHDKAYDATIRLGQTTVTDDAEGEVLTAPGAAGVTDDAIRAAMTALTGDIAQRPSAVSAIKVGGQRSYARVRAGEQVELASRPVTVSRFELIARRDADVAGLTVIDLDVTVECSTGTYVRALARDLGEALGTGGHLTALRRTRVGGFGLDVAQPLPDRDDASDASAQKGPRLAVLELDDAARNCFPWMTVDDRTADDVGHGRALPGIALPAPLTALFGPDGTFLALYRQVGPDARPEAVFAPS, from the coding sequence GTGGCCGCAGCCAGGAACCAGGGGCCGTCCGGCCTGATCGTTGTCGACAAGCCGGCCGGGATGACCTCCCATGACGTGGTCGCCCGTGCCCGTCGGCTGATCGGCACCCGGAAGGTCGGCCATGCCGGGACACTGGACCCGATGGCGACCGGGGTGCTCATCCTCGGGGTCAACCGGGCGACGCGGTTGCTCGGCCACCTGGCCCTGCACGACAAGGCGTACGACGCCACCATCCGGCTCGGCCAGACGACCGTCACCGACGACGCCGAGGGCGAGGTCCTCACCGCTCCCGGCGCGGCGGGTGTGACCGATGACGCGATCCGGGCAGCGATGACGGCCCTCACCGGCGACATCGCCCAGCGACCCTCCGCCGTCTCGGCGATCAAGGTCGGCGGCCAACGGTCGTACGCACGGGTCCGGGCGGGGGAGCAGGTCGAACTCGCCTCCCGGCCGGTGACGGTGTCGCGGTTCGAGCTCATCGCCCGGCGCGACGCCGACGTGGCGGGGCTGACGGTCATCGACCTGGACGTGACGGTGGAGTGCTCCACCGGGACGTACGTGCGAGCGCTTGCCCGTGACCTCGGTGAGGCACTCGGAACAGGAGGGCATCTCACCGCGTTGCGCCGGACCAGGGTCGGCGGTTTCGGGTTGGACGTTGCCCAGCCGCTGCCCGACCGTGACGACGCCTCCGACGCGTCCGCCCAGAAGGGCCCGCGACTGGCCGTCCTGGAACTGGACGACGCGGCGCGTAACTGCTTCCCGTGGATGACGGTCGACGACCGGACGGCCGACGACGTCGGCCATGGTCGGGCCCTGCCGGGCATCGCGCTGCCCGCGCCGCTGACCGCCCTGTTCGGTCCGGACGGGACCTTCCTCGCGCTGTATCGTCAGGTCGGCCCCGATGCCCGCCCCGAGGCCGTCTTCGCGCCGAGCTGA
- a CDS encoding YlxR family protein — protein MVRPPSSHVPERTCVGCRGRSAKSGLVRLVWDRTAACVALDPNGTAPGRGAWVHPDPHCCDLAMRRRAVGRALRNPHVDGDQVATLLTTLASPDRHVPPGSV, from the coding sequence GTGGTCCGTCCTCCGTCCTCACACGTGCCCGAGCGTACATGTGTCGGATGTCGTGGACGGTCCGCCAAGTCCGGACTGGTGCGCCTCGTCTGGGATCGTACGGCAGCCTGTGTTGCCCTCGACCCGAACGGGACGGCTCCGGGTCGAGGTGCCTGGGTGCATCCCGATCCGCACTGTTGTGACCTGGCGATGCGGCGCCGCGCCGTGGGACGAGCCTTGCGCAACCCCCACGTGGACGGTGACCAGGTGGCCACCCTGCTGACCACCCTCGCATCCCCGGATCGTCACGTGCCACCCGGATCTGTGTGA
- the ispG gene encoding flavodoxin-dependent (E)-4-hydroxy-3-methylbut-2-enyl-diphosphate synthase: MATRLGMPAPAPIQLAPRHVTRKLKVGSVEVGGDAPVSVQSMTTTKTTDINGTLQQIAELTAAGCDIVRVAVPSQDDADVLHIIAKKSKIPVVADIHFQPRYVFQAIEAGCAAVRVNPGNIKQFDNKIAEIAKAASDAQVPLRIGVNAGSLDKRIMEQYGAATPEALVASAMQEARLFEDVGFRDFAISVKHHDPVVMIRAYQLLAEACDYPLHLGVTEAGPAFQGTVKSAVAFGALLAQGIGDTIRVSLSAPPVEEVKVGVKILESLGMRPRHLEIVSCPSCGRAQVDVYTLADEVTKGLEGMTVPLRVAVMGCVVNGPGEAREADLGVASGNGKGQIFVHGEVVKTVPEDQIVETLIEEANRLAESAQAAPGADQPAGSPVVSVG; this comes from the coding sequence ATGGCTACACGTCTCGGAATGCCCGCTCCCGCCCCGATCCAGCTCGCCCCCCGCCACGTGACGCGCAAGCTGAAGGTCGGGTCGGTGGAGGTCGGCGGTGACGCCCCTGTCTCCGTGCAGTCCATGACCACCACCAAGACCACCGACATCAACGGGACGCTGCAGCAGATCGCCGAGCTGACCGCCGCCGGCTGTGACATCGTGCGCGTCGCGGTCCCCAGCCAGGATGACGCCGACGTCCTGCACATCATCGCCAAGAAGTCGAAGATCCCGGTCGTCGCCGACATCCATTTCCAGCCGCGCTACGTGTTCCAGGCGATCGAGGCCGGTTGTGCCGCGGTCCGGGTGAACCCGGGCAACATCAAGCAGTTCGACAACAAGATCGCCGAGATCGCCAAGGCGGCCTCCGACGCCCAGGTGCCGCTGCGGATCGGCGTCAACGCGGGTTCCCTCGACAAGCGGATCATGGAGCAGTACGGCGCCGCGACGCCTGAGGCGCTCGTCGCGTCGGCGATGCAGGAGGCGCGCCTGTTCGAGGATGTCGGCTTCCGTGACTTCGCCATCTCGGTCAAGCACCACGATCCGGTGGTGATGATCCGCGCCTACCAACTGCTCGCCGAGGCATGCGACTACCCGCTGCACCTGGGCGTCACCGAGGCCGGCCCCGCCTTCCAGGGCACGGTCAAGTCCGCCGTCGCCTTCGGCGCCCTGCTGGCCCAGGGGATCGGCGACACCATTCGGGTGTCCCTCTCCGCCCCGCCGGTCGAGGAGGTCAAGGTCGGGGTCAAGATCCTCGAGTCGCTGGGAATGCGGCCGCGGCACCTGGAGATCGTCTCCTGCCCGTCCTGCGGCCGGGCCCAGGTCGACGTCTACACCCTGGCCGACGAGGTGACCAAGGGCCTCGAGGGGATGACCGTGCCGCTGCGGGTGGCCGTCATGGGCTGCGTCGTCAACGGACCCGGTGAGGCCCGCGAGGCCGACCTCGGTGTCGCTTCGGGTAATGGCAAGGGCCAGATCTTCGTGCACGGCGAGGTCGTCAAGACCGTGCCCGAGGACCAGATCGTCGAGACGCTCATCGAGGAGGCCAACCGGCTCGCCGAGTCAGCACAGGCGGCGCCGGGGGCAGACCAGCCCGCCGGTTCCCCCGTCGTCAGCGTCGGCTGA